The Streptomyces kanamyceticus DNA segment GGTCGATTCCTCGCCGAGCACGGAGGTGCGCACCTCGGGCGCGTACGGGCAGCGTTCGGCCAGGCGCCCGGCGAAGGGCTCGCTGAGCAGGACGCCCGCGCGGGAGATGCCGCCGCCGAGGACGACGGCCCGTGGATCGAGCACCGCGACGTGCCGCGTGAGGCTGTCGGCGAGGCACTCGGCGAAGGCCCGCAGCGTGTAGCGGGCGCCGCCGTCGCCCGCCGCGGCGGCGGTCACCACGGCGCGCGCCGCGTTCTCGCGGGTGGGCTTCTCCGCGCCCTGGTGCCCGGCGAACCAGTCGAGGAGCCGCTGGTAGGACATCTCCCAGCCGTCTCCCGCGACCATCTCACCGGCGGCGGAGTGGTGGCCGCGGTGCAGTTCACCGCCCAGCCACAGGCCGATGCCGAGCCGGTTTCCCACGTACAGGTACACGCAGTCGCGCACGTCGACGCTGACGCCGCCCGTGCACTCGGCGAGGGTGGCCAGCTGGATGTCGTTGCCCACCACCACGGGTCCCGGCGCGGCGTCGGCGAGTTCGCGCGCGAGGTCGAGCCCCGACCACTGGGGCAGCGAGTCGCTCACCGCGACGCGCCCCTCGGTGTCGACCATGCCGCTGGTGCCCACGCCGGTGGCGAGCGGCCGCACGGCGGCCGCCCCGGGTTGGGCGAGGCAGCCGCTGACGGCCGCGCGCACCGCGTCGAGCCGCTCCCGCGCGGGGAGTTCGGGCGTGACGGCGACGCGCTGGGCGGCGACCGTGCGGCCGAGCAGGTCGGCGGCGAGCACCAGGATCTTGTGCGCGCCGATGTCGACGCCGAGCACGTGGCCCGCCTCGGCGCGGAAGCGGAACCTGCGGGCGGGCCTGCCGACGTTCCCGCTGCCCGGCGACAGCTCCACGAGCCGTCCCTCGCGCAGGAGTTGGGCGGTGAGGTCCTGGGCCGTGGGCCGGGACACGCCGATCAGCGAGGCCAGTTCCGGCACGGTGATCTCGGCGCGCTCGCGCAGTACGCGCAGCGCGGCCGCCGTGTTCAGCCGTCGCAGCAGTGACGGATCGCCACTCAACGGGTCACCACTCATGGGTCCCTCCCCCTTGACAGCATGATCGGTTCATCCCCAGGGTGACCCGGAGCGATTGAGAAACTTACCTAATAAACAGCGCCCTTGGGGAGCAACAGATGGGTGAGACAGGACCGCGGCCCGGCCATCCCGAGCTGGAGTGCGGCATCGGCATCTGGGATCAGGACGTCTACGGAAATCATCGCCTGCTGGTGGACGTCACCGCGGCGGCCCCGGCGGTCGCCGCCGAACTGCCGTGGCGGCGCCAGGATTCCACCGCGCGGGACGTGGACGTGATCGTCCTCGCCCCTTCGGGGCTGCGCGTGCACAACACGGTGGCCGTGGAGGTGACCGACGAACGCGGCCGCATCTCCTTCGAGCCGACGGCGGGCCCCGGCGCGTACGCCGTGCACTACCTGCCGTACGCGCACACGGGCAAGCCCTACTACCCGCAGGCCGCCTACCGCCCGCCCACCAGGACGGCCGACCCCGGCTGGGTGCACCGCTGCGGGCTCGACGACCCCGCCGGCTGGGCGGCGCTCCCCCGCGCCGAGGCGTTCCGCTACGAGGCGGCGAGCGCGGTCGACTCGTTCGCGCCGCTGGGCTTCGCGGCGACGGCGGCCGAGCGCGCGGCCCTCCAACAGGCTCACGAGGGCGAGCCGTTCGTGCTCTTCGGCGAGGACAGGGAGTATCCGCTGGGCCGCTACGCACGGCTGCCCGCACGCTGGGCGCTCGCCGAGCCCGGCGCGCCGCTCGCGGGCACGGCCGACCGCGGCGAGTTCTACGCGGTACAGGTCGGCGTGTACGCGCTCACCGATCTCACGGACGTCCGCGCCGAGCTGCGCGGGCTGCCGTTCCCGGCCCGCTGTCTGAGCACCGGCGGCATCGACGCCCGCGGCACCGCGTTCGAACGGCGCGTCGAGGTGGCGGCGGAGGGAGTGGGCGCGCTGTGGCTCGGCGTCGAGGTGCCCGAGGAGGCGATGCCAGGGCGGTACGAGGCGGAGATCGCGGTCCGCGCGCAGGGCTCCCCGGAGCGGGTGCTTCCGCTGGTGCTCACCGTCGGCGACGGCGTCGTCGACGATCACGGCGCGGGCGAACCGGCGCGGCTCGCCCGCCTGGGCTGGCTGGACTCGACGCTGGCGCAGGACGACGAAGTGGTCCCGCCCTTCGCTCCCGTGAAGATCGACGGGCATCGACTCACCATCCTCGGCCGCTCCGTCGAGCTGGGCCCCGCAGGGCTCCCGCACCGGATCACCTCCGCGTTCACCCCGGCCGTCACACGTACCGACGGGCCCGAGCGCGACCTGCTCGCCGCCCCGGTGACACTCGGCATCGGCCGACCCCTCGACCACGAGCCGCTCACGGTCGACCAGCCGGGCCCGGCGCGCGCACGCTGGTCGGCGCGGGCCACCGGACAGGACGTACTCCTGTGCACCGAGGGCGAGTTGGAGGCCGACGGCTACCTCGTCGTGCGGGCCACCGTGGAGGCGACCGCCGACACCGAGCTCGACGTGAGTCTTGCCGTCCCGGTGCGCGAGGAGGTCGCGCGGTACGCGATGGGGCTCGGCCTGACCGGCCGCGCCTGCCCGGCCGCGTACGACTGGAGCTGGGACACACCCACCCGCAACCAGGACGCCTTCTGGCTCGGCGACCCCGCCGCGGGCCTCCAGCTCTCGCTGCGCGACGAGCACTACGCGCGCCCCCTGAACACCAACTACTACCGGGAGAAGCCCCTGGTCACACCGCGCTCCTGGGCGGGTGACGGCGAGGGCGGCGTGCGGCTGCGCACGGCGGACGGGGCGCGCGAGCTCACCGCGTTCAGCGGGCCGCTGCGGCTGCGCGCGGGCGAGAGCCGCCGCTTCGAGTTCCGGCTCCTCCTCACCCCGTTCAAGCCGCTCGACCCGGGCGGACAGCTCACCGAGCGCTACTACCACGCGTACGCGTCGCCGGGCGAGGTCGCCCAGTACGGCGCGAACGTCGTCAATCTGCACCACGCCACACCCCCCAATCCCTACATCAACGATCCCCTGCTCGCCGCCGAGGTCCTTCGCGCCTACACGGACGAGGCGCACCGGC contains these protein-coding regions:
- a CDS encoding ROK family protein, which encodes MSGDPLSGDPSLLRRLNTAAALRVLRERAEITVPELASLIGVSRPTAQDLTAQLLREGRLVELSPGSGNVGRPARRFRFRAEAGHVLGVDIGAHKILVLAADLLGRTVAAQRVAVTPELPARERLDAVRAAVSGCLAQPGAAAVRPLATGVGTSGMVDTEGRVAVSDSLPQWSGLDLARELADAAPGPVVVGNDIQLATLAECTGGVSVDVRDCVYLYVGNRLGIGLWLGGELHRGHHSAAGEMVAGDGWEMSYQRLLDWFAGHQGAEKPTRENAARAVVTAAAAGDGGARYTLRAFAECLADSLTRHVAVLDPRAVVLGGGISRAGVLLSEPFAGRLAERCPYAPEVRTSVLGEESTAIGAARLALDQLEQMPHTDRAAQKSPTP
- a CDS encoding glycoside hydrolase domain-containing protein, which codes for MGETGPRPGHPELECGIGIWDQDVYGNHRLLVDVTAAAPAVAAELPWRRQDSTARDVDVIVLAPSGLRVHNTVAVEVTDERGRISFEPTAGPGAYAVHYLPYAHTGKPYYPQAAYRPPTRTADPGWVHRCGLDDPAGWAALPRAEAFRYEAASAVDSFAPLGFAATAAERAALQQAHEGEPFVLFGEDREYPLGRYARLPARWALAEPGAPLAGTADRGEFYAVQVGVYALTDLTDVRAELRGLPFPARCLSTGGIDARGTAFERRVEVAAEGVGALWLGVEVPEEAMPGRYEAEIAVRAQGSPERVLPLVLTVGDGVVDDHGAGEPARLARLGWLDSTLAQDDEVVPPFAPVKIDGHRLTILGRSVELGPAGLPHRITSAFTPAVTRTDGPERDLLAAPVTLGIGRPLDHEPLTVDQPGPARARWSARATGQDVLLCTEGELEADGYLVVRATVEATADTELDVSLAVPVREEVARYAMGLGLTGRACPAAYDWSWDTPTRNQDAFWLGDPAAGLQLSLRDEHYARPLNTNYYREKPLVTPRSWAGDGEGGVRLRTADGARELTAFSGPLRLRAGESRRFEFRLLLTPFKPLDPGGQLTERYYHAYASPGEVAQYGANVVNLHHATPPNPYINDPLLAAEVLRAYTDEAHRLGVRVKVYDTVRELTRHTPELPVLAAFGDEIFAAGPGGGHAWLREHLGEDHVPGWVAPDVGDVAVVTSGDSRWHNSYVCGIERLRRVVGVDGLYLDDVAYDRTTMKRVRKALARSGEAAPVIDLHSCNQYREADGFASSVNLYAELLPYVDRLWLGELFDYDGADGADPAYWLVEISGIPFGLMGEMLQDGGNPWRGLVFGMTGRAPMTDVRPLWRAFDRLRLPEAEMTGWWAGEPPVRTGHDGVLATTWEGPGGMATALASWAPEPVDVVLTAADGRPVAAHAPAIEGFQEERRFAAGEPVPVAPGRGWLLSVGPTSP